In the genome of Bryobacteraceae bacterium, one region contains:
- a CDS encoding isoprenyl transferase, whose protein sequence is MKALFETLEPGARDWQLASAIDASRLPSHVAIIMDGNGRWAGQRSLPRAAGHMAGIDAVRDVVETCARLDLGYLTLYAFSVENWKRPRPEVETLWRLLRIYVGRELPRLMNNNIRLNAIGRWDVLPERAREDLAGAISKTAANTGLQLTLALNYGGRAELADAFNRIAAEMRAAGSDEPIDEDRISRALYTSGMPDPDLLIRTSGEMRISNFLLWQIAYAELYVTDVLWPDFRRRHLLEAIVQYQKRDRRFGGLTRDGKAAEELVGAAAPIE, encoded by the coding sequence ATGAAGGCGCTATTCGAGACGCTCGAGCCCGGCGCGCGCGACTGGCAACTCGCGTCCGCCATTGACGCCTCGCGTCTCCCGTCCCATGTCGCAATCATCATGGATGGCAACGGCCGATGGGCCGGACAGCGAAGCCTTCCGCGCGCGGCCGGTCACATGGCGGGCATCGATGCGGTGCGCGACGTGGTGGAGACGTGCGCCCGGCTGGACCTCGGCTACCTGACGCTGTACGCGTTTTCGGTGGAGAACTGGAAGCGGCCGCGGCCGGAGGTGGAGACGCTCTGGCGCCTGTTGCGCATCTATGTAGGCCGCGAACTGCCCCGGCTGATGAACAATAATATCCGGCTCAACGCGATTGGGCGCTGGGACGTGCTGCCGGAACGGGCCCGCGAGGATCTGGCCGGGGCGATCAGCAAGACGGCGGCTAACACGGGATTGCAACTGACGCTCGCCCTCAACTACGGCGGGCGCGCCGAACTCGCGGACGCCTTCAACCGGATCGCGGCCGAAATGCGCGCCGCCGGCTCGGACGAACCGATTGACGAGGATCGCATTTCGCGGGCCCTCTACACTTCCGGCATGCCGGACCCGGACCTGCTGATCCGCACCTCCGGCGAGATGCGAATCAGCAACTTCCTGCTCTGGCAGATCGCCTACGCGGAACTTTACGTCACCGACGTGCTGTGGCCCGATTTCCGGCGGCGGCACCTTCTCGAGGCGATCGTGCAGTACCAGAAGCGCGACCGGCGCTTCGGCGGACTGACGAGGGACGGCAAGGCAGCCGAGGAGCTCGTCGGAGCGGCGGCCCCCATCGAATGA
- a CDS encoding SPOR domain-containing protein: MFPSLTGTHQELPNDAGSELLTAEPKKGLSSRQLAVYGFGGLTLITIVAAAAYMAGRLAEIEGRNVAADGKQAEQIIVVDPPAARVAIPSESVATVAVKPAAPVPVEPGPAAKAPEPVAVAPVPAVAPASPVAGTGGGEMFFQVAALDKAMADVSADYLTRKGLPARVGAGPSATVFRVLVGPLASEEETNRIKASLEELGFHPFLKKM; encoded by the coding sequence GTGTTTCCCAGTCTGACCGGGACCCATCAGGAACTTCCCAACGACGCAGGGAGTGAACTGCTGACGGCCGAGCCGAAGAAGGGGCTCTCCAGCCGCCAATTGGCCGTATACGGCTTTGGCGGGTTGACGTTGATCACGATTGTGGCGGCGGCGGCCTACATGGCCGGACGGCTGGCCGAAATCGAGGGCCGGAACGTGGCGGCGGATGGAAAGCAGGCCGAGCAGATAATTGTGGTGGACCCGCCCGCGGCGCGGGTGGCAATCCCGTCCGAGTCTGTCGCGACGGTGGCGGTGAAGCCCGCGGCTCCGGTTCCTGTCGAGCCAGGGCCGGCGGCCAAGGCGCCTGAACCGGTGGCGGTAGCTCCCGTACCGGCGGTGGCCCCAGCGTCGCCAGTAGCGGGGACCGGCGGCGGGGAGATGTTTTTTCAGGTGGCGGCGCTCGACAAGGCGATGGCGGATGTTTCCGCGGACTATCTGACGCGGAAAGGGTTGCCGGCGCGGGTGGGCGCTGGACCGAGCGCCACGGTGTTCCGCGTGCTGGTGGGCCCGCTAGCCAGCGAGGAAGAGACGAATCGAATCAAGGCTTCTCTCGAGGAACTGGGATTTCACCCGTTCCTCAAGAAGATGTAA
- a CDS encoding phosphatidate cytidylyltransferase, translating into MKRVVTAAILAPLVLAAVLGPWFLPFAVAVTAVAVLCHLEYVGLAGLRQHPLAVAGGAAAGLFLLWSPRFTVLTLVGVALIALALSLRQESTVRMLPDAAAAVFGILYCFGPWLCARLLRDISPYWLVYALAVNWIGDIAAYYGGSRWGRRKLAPQISPGKSWEGAAASVAGSVVFGLVFARTFLPAAGLAEILGLSVAANVAGQLGDLCESAIKRGAGSKDSGAFLPGHGGMLDRVDASLFTLPVVYLWLGR; encoded by the coding sequence ATGAAGCGCGTCGTTACGGCGGCCATCCTGGCTCCGTTGGTCTTGGCCGCCGTCCTGGGCCCCTGGTTTCTTCCATTCGCGGTTGCGGTGACCGCCGTCGCAGTGCTGTGTCACTTGGAGTACGTTGGGCTGGCCGGACTGCGACAGCATCCGTTGGCGGTGGCCGGCGGCGCGGCGGCGGGGCTGTTTCTGTTGTGGAGCCCTCGGTTCACGGTGCTCACGCTGGTGGGGGTGGCCTTGATCGCGCTGGCGCTTTCGCTGCGGCAGGAATCCACCGTCCGAATGCTGCCCGATGCCGCCGCGGCCGTGTTCGGAATTCTTTACTGTTTCGGACCATGGTTGTGCGCCCGGCTGCTTCGCGATATCAGCCCGTACTGGCTGGTCTATGCGTTGGCTGTGAACTGGATCGGCGACATCGCCGCTTACTACGGGGGATCGCGCTGGGGCCGGCGCAAGCTTGCTCCGCAGATTTCGCCGGGCAAGAGTTGGGAGGGGGCGGCGGCGTCGGTGGCCGGGTCGGTGGTCTTCGGCCTGGTGTTCGCGAGGACGTTCCTGCCCGCCGCGGGGCTGGCCGAAATCCTGGGGCTGTCGGTGGCGGCGAACGTGGCCGGGCAGTTGGGCGACCTGTGCGAGTCTGCGATCAAGCGCGGCGCGGGGAGTAAGGATAGCGGCGCCTTCCTTCCGGGGCATGGCGGAATGCTTGACCGCGTGGATGCTTCCCTGTTCACGCTTCCGGTGGTCTACCTTTGGCTGGGGCGGTAG
- a CDS encoding GNAT family N-acetyltransferase, giving the protein MTSVVPTPPADQRASQRAAITESLRRAMSAYARSTERGLIEERPGMTLVSSGIDYPVFNAAIITGAGDAIDFSAKLARAAEFYVRRRVGWSCWYCEESAGGTRAEIARVLKRAGLRRVAEHQAMAAESLLPTRRRLPAIESRPVSTASTRLDFVFICTRVFGLPGTVAAQVYGSEPFWQGSFRAWVGYREGRPVCAAASESAPEGVGVYSVATIPELRGQGYGEAITRLAIERGAPAAGTGRAMLQATRAGARLYLRMGFEASGKIAVYATR; this is encoded by the coding sequence GTGACCTCCGTGGTCCCTACCCCGCCCGCCGACCAGCGAGCCTCGCAACGCGCGGCGATCACAGAGAGCCTGCGGCGGGCCATGTCGGCTTATGCGCGATCCACCGAGCGCGGCCTGATCGAGGAGCGGCCGGGGATGACGCTGGTAAGTTCCGGCATCGACTACCCGGTCTTCAACGCGGCGATCATTACCGGCGCCGGGGATGCGATCGACTTTTCTGCCAAGCTGGCAAGAGCCGCGGAGTTTTATGTCCGGCGCCGTGTTGGATGGAGCTGCTGGTACTGCGAGGAATCGGCGGGCGGGACGCGAGCGGAAATCGCACGCGTGTTGAAGCGGGCCGGATTGCGGCGCGTGGCCGAGCATCAGGCGATGGCGGCGGAATCGCTGCTCCCGACGCGGCGGCGTCTGCCGGCGATCGAGTCCCGTCCGGTGTCGACGGCGTCGACGCGGCTGGATTTCGTCTTTATTTGCACACGGGTTTTCGGCTTGCCGGGCACGGTGGCGGCGCAGGTGTATGGGTCCGAGCCGTTCTGGCAGGGGAGTTTTCGGGCGTGGGTGGGTTACCGGGAGGGGCGTCCGGTGTGCGCCGCGGCGAGTGAATCGGCCCCGGAAGGCGTGGGTGTTTATTCGGTGGCTACCATTCCGGAGCTTCGGGGGCAAGGTTACGGCGAGGCGATCACGCGTCTCGCGATTGAACGGGGAGCGCCGGCGGCGGGAACCGGGCGGGCGATGCTGCAGGCGACTCGAGCCGGAGCCCGGCTCTACTTACGCATGGGATTCGAAGCATCGGGGAAAATTGCCGTTTACGCTACCCGTTGA
- a CDS encoding TrmH family RNA methyltransferase, which produces MNRQPFLDTALGARYSGKMGSLPVRVLLDNVRSMYNVGAFFRTVDSAGAEGLLLCGITPRPPKPGISKTALGAEEHVGWEFDWDAPAAAAGLAARGYEIAVVETSSGAVDLFDWRPRFPVCVVFGHEVDGTQPALLEMASVRVRIPMLGMKHSLNVATAGGVVLYELLRKWRETVSC; this is translated from the coding sequence ATGAACCGGCAGCCATTTCTCGACACTGCGCTCGGCGCGCGTTACTCCGGCAAGATGGGGTCCCTTCCGGTGCGCGTTCTGCTCGATAACGTTCGGAGTATGTATAACGTTGGCGCGTTTTTCCGGACGGTGGACTCAGCCGGGGCGGAAGGATTGCTGTTGTGCGGGATTACGCCGCGGCCTCCAAAGCCTGGAATTTCGAAGACGGCGCTTGGGGCGGAAGAGCATGTGGGGTGGGAGTTCGACTGGGACGCGCCAGCGGCGGCGGCGGGGCTGGCCGCGCGGGGATACGAGATCGCGGTGGTGGAGACCAGTTCCGGCGCGGTGGACTTATTCGACTGGCGGCCACGATTTCCGGTGTGCGTGGTGTTTGGCCACGAAGTGGACGGGACGCAACCGGCGCTACTCGAAATGGCGTCGGTTCGGGTGCGCATTCCGATGCTTGGAATGAAACATTCCTTGAATGTCGCGACGGCGGGCGGCGTGGTGCTTTACGAATTGCTGCGCAAATGGCGCGAAACAGTGTCATGCTAG